One window of the Chitinophaga niabensis genome contains the following:
- a CDS encoding potassium-transporting ATPase subunit F, with the protein MMNALFVLSILVFLYMIYVLLKPEKF; encoded by the coding sequence ATGATGAACGCATTATTTGTATTGTCCATCCTCGTTTTCCTATACATGATCTATGTATTGCTGAAGCCTGAAAAATTTTAA
- a CDS encoding ferritin-like domain-containing protein, whose amino-acid sequence MATKKASPAKTKTASSTKKNGNAKMENSKFHQLFMDELKDIYWAEKHLVKALPKMQKAATSEELANAIGEHLAVTKEQVSRVEEIFELLGAKAVAKKCEAMEGLVMEAQELIEEEEESAVLDAGLIIAAQKVEHYEIAAYGSLRTLANVMGHTEVAKLLEQTLAEEKEADGLLTQIAESTVNEEALSE is encoded by the coding sequence ATGGCAACTAAGAAAGCATCCCCCGCAAAAACAAAGACCGCTTCCTCAACAAAGAAGAACGGTAATGCAAAGATGGAAAACTCCAAATTCCATCAATTATTTATGGACGAACTGAAAGACATTTACTGGGCGGAAAAACACCTGGTAAAGGCTTTGCCCAAAATGCAGAAGGCCGCTACATCTGAAGAACTGGCCAATGCGATCGGCGAACATCTCGCTGTGACCAAAGAGCAGGTAAGCCGCGTTGAAGAGATCTTTGAACTGCTTGGCGCCAAGGCTGTGGCCAAGAAATGTGAAGCAATGGAAGGCCTGGTGATGGAAGCACAGGAACTGATCGAAGAAGAAGAGGAATCCGCTGTACTGGATGCCGGTTTGATCATTGCGGCACAGAAAGTGGAACATTATGAAATTGCTGCTTATGGAAGTCTCCGTACGCTGGCAAATGTAATGGGCCATACAGAAGTGGCGAAATTACTGGAACAAACGCTGGCAGAAGAAAAAGAAGCGGATGGCTTATTAACACAGATCGCCGAATCAACGGTGAATGAAGAAGCGTTATCTGAATAA
- a CDS encoding sigma-54-dependent transcriptional regulator — MSKGQILIIDDEEQLRKLLGRLLSLEGYNILEAGNIKAAGKLLEKEDVQVVLSDVKLPDGNGVQFTSELKRLYPETEVIVLTAYGNIADGVQAIKNGAFDYLTKGDDNNRILPLVSKAMDKAQLQFRIRSLENKIGSKYDFGNIIGQSKEIKEAIAVAEKVAATDVTVLLLGETGSGKEVFAQAIHRASSRRSQPFVAVNCSAFGREILESELFGHKAGAFTSAVKDKKGFLEEAHNGTIFLDEIGEMAIELQAKLLRVLETQEFYKVGDSKPIKVNIRIIAATNRELEKEIEAGHFRADLYYRLSAFQIKLPSLNERSKDIPMLAQFFLQQFAPKNGKKITGMTEAFSKALQQHNWKGNIRELRNVIERAVILSDATELDTDSLPFEFQFAGPASANNSSLTLADVEKQHIIRVLQFAKGNKTKAAELMQIGLTTLYNKIKEYNI; from the coding sequence ATGTCCAAAGGTCAAATTCTTATTATTGATGACGAGGAGCAGTTACGCAAACTGCTGGGGAGATTATTGTCGCTGGAAGGATATAATATCCTGGAGGCAGGAAACATCAAGGCAGCAGGTAAGCTGCTGGAGAAAGAAGATGTGCAGGTGGTATTGTCTGATGTGAAATTGCCGGATGGCAATGGTGTACAGTTCACGAGTGAACTCAAACGCCTGTACCCGGAAACGGAAGTGATCGTGCTCACAGCGTATGGCAATATTGCGGATGGCGTGCAGGCCATTAAAAATGGCGCGTTCGATTACCTGACTAAAGGGGATGATAATAACCGCATCCTTCCATTGGTGAGTAAAGCCATGGACAAAGCACAGCTGCAATTCCGCATCCGTTCGCTGGAGAATAAGATCGGGAGTAAGTACGATTTCGGGAATATCATCGGGCAGTCCAAAGAAATAAAGGAAGCAATTGCGGTGGCAGAGAAAGTGGCAGCCACGGATGTAACAGTGTTATTGCTGGGAGAAACAGGTTCCGGTAAAGAAGTGTTTGCACAGGCTATCCACCGTGCCAGTTCCAGGCGTTCACAACCTTTTGTGGCAGTGAATTGTAGTGCATTTGGGAGAGAGATCCTGGAAAGCGAACTCTTTGGACATAAAGCCGGGGCCTTTACCAGTGCGGTGAAAGATAAAAAAGGGTTTCTGGAAGAAGCACATAATGGCACCATTTTCCTGGATGAGATCGGGGAAATGGCGATAGAGTTGCAAGCGAAGTTGTTGCGTGTACTGGAAACACAGGAATTCTATAAGGTGGGGGATTCAAAACCCATTAAGGTAAATATCCGCATTATTGCGGCTACCAACAGAGAGCTGGAAAAAGAAATAGAGGCCGGGCATTTCAGGGCGGATCTTTATTACCGGTTGTCTGCTTTCCAGATCAAGTTGCCTTCCCTGAATGAGCGCAGTAAAGATATTCCCATGCTGGCGCAATTCTTCCTGCAACAGTTTGCACCTAAAAACGGCAAGAAGATCACGGGCATGACGGAGGCTTTTTCCAAAGCGCTGCAACAACATAACTGGAAGGGTAATATCCGCGAACTGCGGAATGTAATAGAGCGGGCGGTGATCTTATCTGATGCCACCGAGCTGGATACGGATTCTTTGCCTTTTGAATTCCAGTTTGCAGGGCCAGCCTCGGCAAACAATTCCTCTCTTACTTTGGCCGATGTTGAAAAACAGCATATTATAAGGGTACTGCAATTTGCCAAAGGGAATAAGACCAAAGCGGCGGAGTTAATGCAAATAGGCTTAACCACTCTCTATAATAAGATCAAAGAGTACAACATTTAA
- a CDS encoding sensor histidine kinase, with product MHNANQLNHTIEVSKKLEVITKQLKDAEAAIRGYNLTKQTAFLHPSMETRSIKIEKEYMNLRKIMTDPLQQKNLDTLKKLLDIKYKQLTAGEQKDAVIGASISVGEGEAYMDLIDKKVQEMTDIEEKQLTERSRLFQFFSNLWIPVVFIISIFAIFIGVYSYIILTREFRMQLHIETRLKNYQRELQENINLLNKSNLELEQFAYVASHDLQEPLRKISTFSDRLQLKYKPALPPEASQLIDRMVVAVSRMRVLINDLLTFSRAGRITTEVVKPVNMNQLLQNVIVDLELALQERKGTVYADQLPDIEGSDTAFHQLFLNLLSNSIKFAYPERNLEIRIKKELLTGRETGVVKDDKQEATYCRFTIEDNGIGFDQAYAERIFLIFQRLHGVSEYKGTGIGLAICKKIVDAHHGYISAYGYPGKGATFVIILPLKQ from the coding sequence ATGCATAACGCTAATCAGTTGAATCATACCATTGAAGTATCCAAAAAGCTGGAGGTGATCACCAAACAGCTGAAAGATGCGGAAGCCGCCATTCGTGGATACAACCTCACCAAACAAACGGCTTTCCTGCATCCCAGTATGGAAACCCGTAGTATCAAGATCGAAAAGGAGTACATGAACCTCCGGAAGATCATGACGGACCCTCTTCAGCAGAAGAACCTCGATACCCTGAAGAAACTGCTGGATATAAAATATAAACAGCTCACTGCAGGTGAACAAAAGGATGCTGTTATCGGAGCCAGCATCTCAGTAGGGGAAGGGGAAGCGTATATGGACCTGATAGATAAGAAAGTACAGGAGATGACCGATATCGAAGAAAAGCAGTTAACGGAAAGGTCCCGCCTCTTCCAGTTCTTCTCCAATCTCTGGATCCCCGTTGTTTTTATCATTTCCATCTTTGCCATTTTTATCGGCGTCTATTCCTATATTATCCTCACCAGGGAATTCCGCATGCAATTACATATAGAAACGCGCCTCAAGAATTACCAGCGGGAACTCCAGGAAAATATCAACCTGCTGAATAAAAGTAACCTGGAACTGGAACAGTTTGCCTACGTGGCTTCGCATGACCTGCAGGAACCCCTGCGTAAGATCTCTACGTTTTCAGACCGCCTGCAGCTAAAATATAAACCGGCACTTCCCCCTGAAGCGTCTCAATTGATAGACCGTATGGTGGTAGCCGTGTCCCGGATGCGGGTGCTGATCAATGATCTGCTCACCTTTTCCCGCGCAGGCAGGATCACTACAGAGGTTGTAAAACCGGTGAACATGAACCAGCTCCTCCAGAATGTGATCGTAGACCTGGAATTGGCCCTGCAGGAACGCAAAGGCACTGTTTATGCTGATCAGCTACCGGACATTGAGGGCAGCGATACTGCTTTTCACCAGTTATTCCTCAACCTGCTCTCCAACTCCATAAAATTTGCCTATCCGGAACGCAACCTGGAAATAAGGATCAAAAAAGAACTATTAACCGGCAGGGAAACAGGTGTTGTGAAAGACGATAAACAGGAAGCCACTTACTGCCGCTTTACGATAGAAGACAATGGGATCGGGTTTGATCAGGCCTATGCAGAACGCATTTTTCTGATCTTTCAACGTTTACATGGCGTCAGCGAATACAAAGGTACCGGCATTGGCCTGGCCATCTGTAAAAAGATAGTGGACGCACATCATGGTTACATCAGTGCCTACGGCTATCCGGGAAAAGGAGCCACTTTCGTGATCATTCTACCCCTCAAACAATAA
- the kdpA gene encoding potassium-transporting ATPase subunit KdpA, with the protein MNTELLGVIATYVLTLIIAIPLGKYISKVFKGEKTWLDFLNPVERFIYKICGINPKEEMNWKQHLKALITINMLWFVYAFFLLIFQDKLPLNPDGNPGQTPDLAFNTAISFLVNCDLQHYSGESGLTYLTQLFVITFLQFVSAATGIAALVVLLKAFRDKTTTRLGNFWEFLVKTNTRLLLPLCIVIALILSFNGTPASYAGKDTIVTMQGDTVGVSRGPAAGMIAIKHLGTNGGGWFGANSIHPLENPSYLTNMTEAIAQMIIPIAMIFALGFFINRRKFSYVVFGVMTAGFLLLLVPSMLYEINGNPAIAKMGVSQLTGAMEGKEVRFGPAATGYWSTITTVISTGSVNGFHDSTMPLTGMMQMMGMMTNAFYGGCGVGFLNYFIFVIIAVFISGLMVGRTPEFMGHKVEAKEVKIAALVALLHPFLILSGTALSSYMIAHNPALPWLNNPGYHGFSEMLYEYTSAAANNGSGFEGLGDNNIFWNVTTGFVLIFSRFLPILGPVAIAGILAQKKYIPESAGTLKTDTATFGIMTFAVILILAALSFFPALVLGPIAEHFSLY; encoded by the coding sequence ATGAATACAGAATTATTAGGCGTCATTGCCACATATGTGCTGACGCTGATCATCGCCATACCATTGGGGAAGTATATCTCCAAAGTTTTCAAAGGGGAAAAGACCTGGCTGGATTTTCTAAACCCCGTGGAACGGTTTATCTACAAGATCTGCGGGATCAATCCCAAAGAGGAAATGAACTGGAAGCAACACCTCAAGGCATTAATTACCATCAACATGCTTTGGTTTGTGTATGCTTTCTTCCTGCTTATTTTCCAGGATAAACTTCCCCTGAACCCTGACGGCAATCCAGGCCAGACACCGGACCTCGCTTTCAATACAGCCATCAGTTTCCTGGTGAACTGTGACCTGCAACACTACTCCGGTGAATCAGGACTAACCTACCTCACGCAATTGTTCGTGATCACTTTCCTGCAATTCGTGAGCGCTGCTACAGGTATTGCCGCACTGGTTGTATTGTTAAAAGCATTCAGGGATAAAACCACTACCAGGCTGGGCAACTTCTGGGAGTTCCTCGTGAAAACCAATACCCGTTTGTTATTACCACTGTGCATAGTGATTGCGTTGATCCTTTCATTTAACGGAACACCTGCCAGTTATGCAGGTAAGGATACCATCGTAACCATGCAGGGAGATACAGTAGGTGTATCCCGTGGACCGGCTGCGGGCATGATTGCCATTAAACATCTTGGCACCAATGGTGGTGGCTGGTTTGGTGCTAACTCCATCCATCCGCTGGAGAACCCCAGCTACCTTACTAATATGACGGAAGCTATTGCACAAATGATCATACCCATTGCGATGATCTTTGCATTAGGATTCTTTATTAACCGCAGAAAGTTTTCTTATGTAGTATTCGGGGTGATGACGGCAGGTTTCCTTTTACTGCTGGTGCCCTCCATGCTTTATGAAATAAACGGTAACCCGGCCATCGCTAAAATGGGTGTTTCCCAACTAACAGGGGCCATGGAAGGAAAAGAAGTACGGTTCGGGCCTGCTGCTACTGGTTACTGGAGTACCATCACCACAGTTATATCTACCGGCTCTGTGAATGGTTTCCATGATAGTACCATGCCACTTACAGGTATGATGCAAATGATGGGAATGATGACGAATGCTTTCTATGGAGGTTGTGGTGTAGGGTTCCTCAACTATTTCATTTTTGTGATCATCGCAGTATTTATATCAGGATTGATGGTAGGCCGTACGCCTGAATTTATGGGGCATAAGGTAGAAGCGAAAGAAGTAAAGATAGCGGCGTTGGTAGCATTGCTGCATCCTTTCCTCATTCTTTCAGGAACGGCTCTTTCTTCTTATATGATAGCCCACAATCCGGCCTTGCCCTGGTTAAATAACCCCGGTTATCATGGTTTCTCAGAGATGTTGTATGAATACACCTCTGCTGCAGCCAACAACGGTTCCGGTTTTGAGGGGCTGGGGGATAATAATATTTTCTGGAACGTAACTACAGGTTTCGTGCTCATATTCTCCCGCTTCCTGCCTATCCTTGGCCCTGTAGCCATTGCAGGCATCCTGGCGCA
- a CDS encoding DUF7674 family protein: protein MLPDAKIPLLIAQQIPALSPGMEQTGPVTQTIRTFTAYTKQLINKGQLQEVKKCFSMAGVLYRNGSTLLKNAIEDVFLYSISPFLEAQQYIKESLPQSLKHLRNQQLKNTLC from the coding sequence ATGTTACCGGATGCTAAAATCCCCTTACTGATCGCTCAACAGATCCCCGCTTTGTCGCCAGGCATGGAGCAAACGGGGCCCGTAACGCAAACGATCAGAACTTTTACCGCCTACACAAAGCAATTGATCAACAAAGGACAGCTACAGGAAGTGAAGAAGTGTTTTTCCATGGCTGGCGTGTTGTACAGGAACGGGAGTACCCTGTTAAAGAATGCGATCGAGGATGTGTTCCTCTACAGCATCTCTCCTTTCCTGGAAGCGCAGCAGTACATAAAGGAATCCCTGCCGCAGTCCTTAAAACACCTGAGAAATCAACAACTAAAAAATACATTATGTTAA
- the ligD gene encoding DNA ligase D, producing the protein MLATLVDEPFDRAGWIFETKWDGYRAIAAVQNGKAELYSRNQLSFNTVYAPIKAAVEKIPHNVVLDGEVVILGANNYTDFQALQNYKSTRKGKLTYEVFDLLHMDGHDLKALTLIERKTLLQELVKQLDDPAVKYSGHVAEKGVKLFEKAKEKGWEGIIAKNGESEYLEGDRSLNWLKVKILNRQEVIICGYTEPRGSRKKIGALILGVYDKKKLRYIGHCGGGFNDQGLNDMHQLLQQYIQESSPFAERIKTNTAVTWLKPVLVCEVKFAGWTEDGVLRQPIFVALREDKPAKSIKEEKPLDVETIKGKTMATKTLSKTVKSGKAKASTALKATKATAKNGEITKQTSAKASTSPKTKASPENERTLLLNKRSVSLTNQQKIYWPQEKITKGQLIDYYISVADYILPHLKDRPLSLHRFPNGITGMSFYQKDMDVKTIPSWLKTISFLAESTGKEVDYLLCNDTATLLYMVNLGCIEVNPWLSRISKPEHPDNIVIDLDPEGIPFSAVIETAQCVHEILEKYGINSYCKTSGSRGLHIFIPTGAKYEYDTCRLFAEFIARETNAQLPGITSVIRTKSQRKKKVYVDFLQNSRGQTIAAPYSARPKPGATVSTPLDWKEVNEKLDMKDFHIGNTVSRLKKKGDLWANIYKDKNDLKAVLKNQVK; encoded by the coding sequence ATGCTCGCTACGCTGGTTGATGAACCTTTTGACAGAGCAGGATGGATCTTTGAAACGAAGTGGGATGGTTATCGTGCTATTGCGGCGGTGCAAAACGGGAAGGCTGAACTCTATTCGCGGAATCAACTTTCTTTCAATACAGTATATGCTCCCATTAAAGCGGCCGTAGAGAAAATTCCTCACAATGTGGTACTGGACGGAGAAGTAGTGATACTGGGCGCTAATAACTACACAGATTTTCAGGCTTTACAGAATTATAAATCTACCAGAAAGGGAAAGCTCACCTACGAAGTATTTGATCTCCTGCACATGGACGGTCATGATCTGAAGGCTTTAACATTAATAGAAAGGAAAACATTATTGCAGGAGTTGGTGAAACAACTGGATGACCCTGCGGTTAAATACTCCGGGCATGTGGCAGAGAAGGGAGTTAAACTTTTTGAGAAAGCAAAGGAGAAAGGCTGGGAAGGGATCATTGCCAAAAATGGGGAGAGTGAATATTTGGAAGGTGATCGTTCTCTTAACTGGCTCAAGGTAAAGATATTGAACCGGCAGGAGGTGATCATTTGCGGATATACAGAACCCCGGGGCAGCAGGAAGAAGATCGGCGCTTTGATATTAGGCGTATATGACAAGAAGAAACTCCGGTATATCGGACATTGCGGTGGCGGATTCAATGATCAGGGATTAAATGACATGCATCAGCTGCTACAGCAATATATACAGGAAAGCTCCCCTTTTGCGGAAAGGATCAAAACCAATACAGCCGTTACCTGGTTAAAGCCGGTGTTAGTGTGTGAGGTGAAGTTTGCCGGTTGGACGGAGGATGGGGTTTTACGGCAGCCGATCTTTGTGGCGCTCCGGGAAGATAAACCGGCTAAGAGTATTAAGGAAGAGAAACCTTTGGATGTAGAAACCATAAAAGGAAAAACCATGGCTACCAAAACACTTTCGAAAACGGTTAAATCTGGAAAAGCAAAAGCATCTACAGCGTTAAAGGCAACAAAAGCCACCGCAAAAAACGGAGAGATAACAAAGCAGACATCTGCAAAGGCATCCACTTCACCCAAAACAAAAGCATCCCCTGAAAACGAACGCACCCTGCTCTTAAATAAAAGATCCGTTTCCCTCACCAACCAGCAGAAGATCTACTGGCCACAGGAAAAGATCACCAAGGGGCAACTGATAGATTATTACATCTCAGTTGCCGATTACATCCTCCCCCATCTGAAAGACCGGCCTTTATCCTTGCACCGTTTCCCCAATGGCATTACAGGCATGAGCTTTTATCAGAAGGACATGGATGTGAAAACTATCCCATCCTGGTTGAAAACAATTTCCTTCCTGGCTGAATCCACAGGGAAAGAAGTGGATTACCTGCTCTGCAACGATACCGCCACCTTATTATACATGGTGAACCTGGGCTGCATAGAAGTGAACCCCTGGTTATCCCGCATCAGCAAACCGGAACATCCTGATAATATAGTAATAGACCTCGACCCGGAAGGCATTCCTTTCTCCGCCGTGATAGAAACTGCGCAATGTGTACATGAGATACTGGAGAAATACGGCATCAACTCCTATTGCAAAACTTCCGGTTCCAGGGGTCTGCATATTTTCATTCCCACCGGCGCAAAATATGAATATGATACCTGCAGGCTCTTCGCGGAATTCATTGCCAGGGAAACCAATGCACAATTACCCGGTATCACCAGCGTGATACGCACAAAATCCCAAAGGAAGAAAAAGGTGTATGTGGATTTTTTACAGAACAGCCGCGGACAAACCATTGCAGCCCCTTATTCCGCCAGGCCCAAACCAGGCGCTACCGTTTCCACGCCACTGGATTGGAAAGAAGTAAATGAGAAACTGGACATGAAAGATTTTCATATAGGCAATACCGTAAGCCGTCTTAAAAAGAAAGGAGACCTCTGGGCCAATATCTACAAAGATAAAAACGATCTCAAAGCAGTGCTTAAAAACCAGGTAAAATGA
- a CDS encoding DNA polymerase ligase N-terminal domain-containing protein produces the protein MSLAKYKQKRDFKQTSEPVSGKAEGKHIFVVQRHHATRLHYDFRLEIDGALKSWAVPKGPSLNPADKRLAMEVEDHPYDYKDFEGQIPAGNYGAGYVYIWDKGTFELLDKKGNALKEWKSGSMKVVLHGKKLKGEFAIVKMKGGREENAWLLIKHKDKYAVDGEYNSEDYTPKRVIAKKKGDAEKGVPEKAAVAKKGTNKKTAAKKTPEKKATVKKAAAKVTTAKGASKKAATQVKKKLRQQKVK, from the coding sequence ATGAGCCTTGCGAAGTATAAACAGAAAAGAGATTTCAAGCAGACCTCGGAACCTGTTTCCGGTAAAGCAGAGGGTAAACACATCTTTGTGGTGCAGCGGCATCATGCTACACGATTGCATTATGACTTCCGCCTGGAGATAGACGGAGCGCTGAAGAGCTGGGCAGTCCCTAAAGGGCCTTCTTTGAACCCTGCAGATAAACGGCTGGCGATGGAAGTGGAAGATCATCCTTACGACTATAAGGATTTCGAAGGGCAGATACCGGCTGGGAATTATGGAGCAGGGTATGTGTATATCTGGGACAAAGGAACTTTTGAACTGTTGGATAAAAAGGGAAATGCACTGAAGGAATGGAAGTCTGGCAGTATGAAGGTGGTGTTGCATGGGAAGAAGTTGAAAGGAGAATTTGCGATTGTGAAGATGAAGGGAGGAAGAGAGGAGAATGCCTGGCTGCTGATCAAACATAAGGATAAGTATGCGGTAGATGGAGAGTATAACAGTGAGGATTATACGCCGAAGCGGGTGATTGCGAAAAAGAAGGGTGATGCGGAGAAGGGAGTTCCAGAGAAAGCCGCGGTTGCAAAGAAGGGCACTAATAAAAAAACAGCAGCGAAAAAGACGCCTGAGAAAAAAGCTACGGTGAAAAAGGCAGCAGCAAAAGTAACTACAGCTAAAGGCGCTTCAAAGAAAGCCGCCACCCAGGTAAAAAAAAAGCTCCGCCAGCAAAAAGTAAAATAA
- a CDS encoding SDR family oxidoreductase — MQKANRKKDIRPPQHQNKQPGIESKMKPLPVAEREIVSASGRLQGKVALITGGDSGIGKAVALAFAAEGADVAIAYLDEHNDAKDTAKQIKEYGRKALLIAGDIGREKHCEKIVRQTVKEFGKIDILVNNAAVQYPQKSIQDITAEQLLKTFTVNIFAQFYFAKAVLPHMARGSSIINTTSVTAYRGSGHLLDYSSTKGAIVSFTRSLSSMLADKGIRVNGVAPGPIWTPLIPATFRAKDVAEFGSDVPLKRAGQPVEVAPCYVFLASEDASYITGQILHPNGGEIVNG, encoded by the coding sequence ATGCAGAAAGCAAATCGAAAAAAGGATATCAGACCGCCGCAGCATCAGAACAAACAGCCTGGTATAGAATCAAAGATGAAACCGCTGCCGGTTGCAGAGAGGGAGATCGTTTCCGCCAGTGGACGGTTACAGGGGAAAGTAGCTTTGATCACTGGCGGAGATAGTGGCATCGGGAAAGCGGTGGCTTTGGCATTTGCAGCGGAAGGTGCAGATGTAGCGATCGCTTACCTGGATGAGCACAACGATGCAAAAGATACTGCGAAGCAGATAAAGGAATATGGCCGCAAGGCGTTATTGATCGCGGGGGATATCGGTCGGGAGAAACATTGTGAGAAAATTGTTCGGCAAACTGTGAAGGAATTCGGGAAGATCGATATCCTCGTGAACAATGCTGCCGTGCAGTACCCGCAAAAATCCATTCAGGATATCACTGCGGAACAACTCCTGAAAACCTTTACGGTGAATATTTTCGCCCAGTTCTATTTCGCCAAAGCAGTTTTACCACATATGGCGCGTGGCAGCAGTATTATTAATACAACTTCTGTTACCGCCTATCGCGGTAGTGGCCATCTATTGGATTATTCATCCACTAAAGGCGCTATCGTTAGCTTCACCCGCTCTTTATCTTCCATGCTGGCGGATAAAGGGATCAGGGTAAATGGCGTGGCGCCCGGGCCTATATGGACGCCATTGATACCGGCTACTTTCAGGGCGAAAGATGTTGCCGAATTTGGTTCGGATGTTCCGTTGAAAAGAGCGGGACAACCTGTGGAAGTTGCGCCCTGTTATGTGTTCCTCGCTTCTGAAGATGCCAGTTATATAACCGGGCAAATACTACATCCTAATGGAGGAGAGATAGTGAACGGGTAA
- a CDS encoding Ku protein — translation MRAVWSGSIGFGLVNIPVKLYSAVQESSLDLDMLDKKDHSRIRFQRVNEKTGKEVVWGNIVKGYNLNDEYIVLDDKDFEDASPKKSKIIEISSFVEAAEIDDVYFESPYFIEPDKSGGKAYELLLRTLEKTGKAGVSLFVLRNHENLAIVRPKENYLMLHRLRFEEEIRKPEINLPTNVKISKKELDMAVKLVNEYTEPFDISQYKDEYKKELMKIIKAKASGKKPTVKKLKVAHTRSTDIFEQLKASLGGKKKVS, via the coding sequence ATGAGAGCTGTATGGTCAGGTAGTATAGGCTTCGGCCTCGTAAACATCCCGGTTAAATTATACAGTGCTGTTCAGGAGAGTAGCCTCGACCTGGATATGCTGGATAAAAAAGATCATTCCCGCATCCGCTTCCAGCGGGTCAATGAAAAAACGGGGAAAGAAGTGGTGTGGGGGAATATTGTGAAGGGATACAATCTGAATGATGAATACATTGTTCTGGACGATAAAGATTTTGAAGATGCCAGTCCGAAGAAAAGTAAGATAATAGAGATCTCTTCTTTTGTGGAAGCAGCGGAGATTGATGACGTGTATTTTGAATCACCTTATTTTATTGAGCCGGATAAAAGTGGCGGGAAAGCATATGAATTACTGCTCCGCACACTGGAGAAAACAGGTAAGGCAGGTGTAAGCCTGTTTGTATTGCGTAACCATGAGAACCTTGCTATTGTGCGGCCCAAAGAGAATTACCTGATGCTGCACCGGCTACGTTTTGAGGAAGAGATCCGCAAACCGGAGATAAATCTTCCCACTAATGTGAAGATCTCCAAGAAGGAACTGGACATGGCAGTAAAGCTCGTGAACGAGTATACGGAGCCGTTTGATATTTCCCAATACAAAGATGAGTATAAGAAAGAACTAATGAAGATCATCAAAGCCAAAGCCTCCGGCAAGAAACCTACTGTGAAGAAACTGAAGGTAGCGCATACCAGGAGTACAGACATCTTTGAACAGCTCAAAGCGAGCCTTGGTGGTAAAAAGAAAGTATCATGA